From the genome of Streptomyces sp. NBC_01317, one region includes:
- a CDS encoding PfkB family carbohydrate kinase, with protein sequence MNELTETPKVVTPQVVIVGNLTIDDVVLPDGRTSMASPGGNAVYSAAGARLWQVPVGVVTRRGEDFPAEHLARLDALGIDTAGVVPIPGPTVRSWVLYGEDGSREWVYRTPAERSREVAVRPGDLPVRWLTADPAPVVHIAAMPLPASAALVDAVRAQAPGAVITLDTHEGWAHEPRADVLALAARVDVFVPSREELADLAGYDDPERAVADLRTHGVRDVVVKLGAAGALACRLGEDPVLVPAHPVEAVDPTGAGDAFCGGLAAGLGGGESLLAAVRRGCASASFAVTSFGSMTLADTDPAEAARRLDPAGSDRRLDHGGDTPAEDGDASAENGATAAQDPEPYEISVMMDEIDTVPEVIEDHLRDADGAVQAIADLLVEHGIEHLYLTGCGDSAFAGSATALAFAKHAGVAAEGVHALDLARYRVRYLPPRSAVLGVSFSGKVGRTTEALVQAERFGHLTIALTNNPEGALARAAQHLLPIDVPTLGFSPGTSTYLGMVTTLLDLALRWGTARGRDTSAARAVLETGPELARSTLKANAEPARQVALMLRDQPWVTFLGAGPNEAGARFGAAKLFEGPQIMGVSTNTEEWAHEEYFVTTPGTPVVLVAPDGAGYDRAEEIIAEIDFIGGRPILVSDREPAHPAHLLPLAPGLPEEFTPLLAALPLSLIGFHLADTLGKRSYNFGSEEVKAEHYDTIHRATIGEPA encoded by the coding sequence ATGAACGAGCTGACCGAGACACCGAAAGTCGTCACACCGCAGGTCGTCATCGTCGGCAACCTGACCATCGATGACGTCGTCCTCCCGGACGGACGCACCAGCATGGCGAGTCCGGGCGGCAACGCGGTCTACAGCGCCGCCGGGGCGCGGCTGTGGCAGGTGCCGGTCGGTGTCGTCACCCGCCGGGGAGAGGACTTCCCCGCCGAACACCTCGCCCGGCTCGACGCGCTGGGCATCGACACCGCCGGGGTGGTCCCCATCCCCGGCCCGACCGTGCGCAGTTGGGTGCTCTACGGCGAGGACGGCTCGCGCGAGTGGGTGTACCGCACCCCCGCCGAGCGCTCCCGCGAGGTCGCCGTACGGCCTGGTGACCTGCCGGTCCGGTGGCTCACGGCCGACCCGGCGCCGGTCGTCCACATCGCCGCGATGCCGCTGCCGGCGTCGGCGGCGCTCGTGGACGCGGTCCGCGCACAGGCGCCGGGCGCCGTCATCACCCTCGACACCCATGAGGGGTGGGCGCACGAGCCGCGCGCGGACGTGCTGGCACTGGCGGCACGGGTGGATGTCTTCGTGCCGAGCCGCGAGGAGTTGGCGGACCTGGCCGGATACGACGACCCCGAACGGGCGGTGGCCGACCTGCGGACCCACGGAGTGCGCGACGTGGTGGTCAAGCTCGGCGCCGCCGGGGCGCTGGCCTGCCGCCTCGGCGAGGACCCGGTCCTCGTCCCCGCCCACCCGGTGGAAGCCGTCGACCCTACCGGCGCGGGCGACGCGTTCTGCGGTGGCCTGGCGGCCGGTCTGGGCGGGGGCGAGTCCCTGCTCGCCGCCGTCCGGCGGGGGTGCGCCTCCGCCAGTTTCGCGGTGACGTCGTTCGGCTCGATGACGCTGGCCGACACCGACCCGGCCGAGGCGGCGCGGCGTCTCGACCCGGCAGGGTCGGACCGCCGCCTCGACCACGGCGGTGATACGCCGGCCGAGGACGGGGATGCGTCGGCCGAGAACGGGGCCACAGCGGCCCAGGACCCGGAGCCGTACGAGATCTCCGTCATGATGGACGAGATCGACACCGTGCCCGAGGTGATCGAGGACCACCTGCGCGACGCGGACGGCGCCGTCCAGGCCATCGCGGACCTGCTGGTGGAACACGGCATCGAGCACCTGTACCTCACCGGCTGCGGCGATTCGGCCTTCGCCGGATCCGCCACCGCGCTCGCCTTCGCCAAGCACGCCGGGGTGGCCGCCGAGGGCGTGCACGCCCTGGACCTGGCCCGTTATCGCGTACGGTATCTGCCGCCCCGGTCGGCCGTCCTCGGCGTCTCGTTCTCGGGCAAGGTCGGGCGTACGACAGAGGCCCTGGTGCAGGCCGAACGCTTCGGCCACCTCACTATCGCGCTCACCAACAACCCCGAGGGCGCGCTCGCCCGCGCGGCCCAGCACCTGCTGCCGATCGACGTGCCGACGCTCGGCTTCTCGCCGGGCACCAGCACGTACCTGGGCATGGTCACCACCCTGCTGGACCTCGCCCTCCGCTGGGGTACGGCGCGCGGCCGGGACACCTCGGCGGCGCGCGCGGTGCTGGAGACCGGCCCGGAACTCGCCCGCTCGACGCTGAAGGCCAACGCCGAGCCGGCCAGACAGGTCGCGCTGATGCTGCGCGACCAGCCCTGGGTGACCTTCCTCGGCGCCGGACCGAACGAAGCCGGCGCGCGGTTCGGTGCCGCGAAGCTCTTCGAGGGACCGCAGATCATGGGTGTCTCGACGAACACGGAGGAGTGGGCGCACGAGGAGTACTTCGTCACCACCCCCGGCACACCGGTCGTGCTGGTCGCCCCCGACGGCGCGGGCTACGACCGGGCCGAAGAGATCATCGCCGAGATCGACTTCATCGGCGGCCGTCCGATCCTGGTCTCCGACCGGGAGCCCGCCCATCCCGCGCACCTGCTGCCCCTCGCGCCGGGCCTGCCCGAGGAGTTCACCCCGCTGCTGGCCGCGCTGCCGCTGAGCCTGATCGGCTTCCACCTGGCCGACACGCTGGGCAAGCGCAGCTACAACTTCGGTTCCGAGGAGGTCAAGGCCGAACACTACGACACCATTCACCGCGCCACGATCGGAGAACCGGCATGA
- a CDS encoding DUF397 domain-containing protein, with protein sequence MISSERWRKSSYSGGESPQGECLEVADGYAHVPVRDSKNPQGPALAFAAPAWTSFIAALKGGDLS encoded by the coding sequence ATGATCAGCAGTGAGCGGTGGCGGAAGTCCAGCTACAGCGGTGGGGAAAGCCCGCAGGGCGAGTGCTTGGAAGTGGCCGACGGATACGCGCACGTCCCTGTCCGCGATTCCAAGAACCCCCAAGGCCCCGCACTTGCCTTCGCGGCTCCGGCCTGGACCTCCTTTATCGCCGCCCTCAAGGGCGGTGACCTGTCGTAG
- a CDS encoding BtpA/SgcQ family protein has translation MTETPAFRLVGMVHLPPLPGIPNYRGTPLSEIIDQAVADAVTLTDAGFTHLMIQNACDVPAQTTVAPSTIAIMTRVATEVSAASPLPLGVNVAHNDGPGALAVAYAVGAPFIRVKLLTGAAVGPDGIMAGCGLATAELRARLGADVRIWADVNEATSLPLARGADDVWAAVEAVKFGAADVLVVTKDSGVPDALDAIARIREALPDTPLVVGGRVGPAGIAATRAGADGAIIGGALKKDGGHFTRVDATLARGFAV, from the coding sequence ATGACCGAGACACCCGCCTTCCGGCTGGTGGGGATGGTCCATCTCCCCCCGCTGCCCGGCATCCCCAACTACCGGGGGACACCGCTGTCGGAGATCATCGACCAGGCCGTCGCCGACGCGGTCACCCTCACCGACGCCGGTTTTACCCATCTCATGATCCAGAACGCCTGCGACGTACCCGCCCAGACGACGGTCGCCCCTTCCACCATCGCGATCATGACGCGCGTCGCCACCGAGGTGAGCGCCGCGAGCCCGCTGCCGCTGGGCGTCAACGTCGCGCACAACGACGGTCCCGGCGCCCTCGCCGTCGCCTACGCCGTGGGGGCGCCGTTCATCCGGGTGAAGCTGCTCACCGGCGCGGCGGTGGGCCCGGACGGGATCATGGCCGGCTGCGGCCTGGCCACAGCCGAGCTACGGGCCCGGCTCGGCGCCGACGTCCGGATCTGGGCCGACGTGAACGAGGCGACGAGCCTGCCGCTGGCCAGGGGCGCCGACGACGTGTGGGCCGCTGTGGAGGCCGTCAAGTTCGGCGCCGCCGACGTTCTTGTCGTCACCAAGGACTCCGGAGTGCCCGACGCGCTGGACGCCATCGCCCGTATCCGGGAAGCGCTGCCGGACACGCCGCTGGTCGTGGGCGGCCGGGTCGGCCCCGCCGGTATCGCGGCGACCCGGGCGGGGGCCGACGGGGCGATCATCGGGGGCGCGCTCAAGAAGGACGGCGGACACTTCACGCGCGTGGACGCGACGCTGGCGAGGGGGTTCGCCGTGTGA
- a CDS encoding nucleotidyltransferase family protein, whose amino-acid sequence MTDVPESDIEAEAVRLIDGLAERGCVARLLGGLAIAEHRHTAMPESLSRSYGDIDLVIPPHRSAPFRTAMEELGYTPNKRFNNLRGDKRMLFYDEPNDRQIDVFVGRFDMCHGVALADRLDTGDRTLFPSDLLLTKLQVVQINRKDLIDAVTLLLTHDVVDGSDGVDAIELGRLIRITSGDWGWYTTLTDNLDRIPDVARELLEPVLADRVAERVLRLRGGLEAAPKSLKWKTRSKIGRRVSWYELPEEVGQTIVTR is encoded by the coding sequence ATGACCGACGTACCCGAATCCGACATCGAAGCCGAGGCGGTACGGCTGATCGACGGCCTCGCGGAACGCGGCTGCGTCGCCCGCCTGCTCGGCGGCCTGGCCATCGCCGAGCACCGTCACACCGCGATGCCCGAAAGCCTCTCCCGCTCCTACGGCGACATCGACCTCGTCATCCCTCCCCACCGGTCCGCCCCGTTCCGTACGGCGATGGAGGAACTGGGCTACACGCCGAACAAGCGGTTCAACAACCTGCGCGGCGACAAGCGGATGCTCTTCTACGACGAGCCCAACGACCGCCAGATCGACGTGTTCGTCGGCCGCTTCGACATGTGCCACGGTGTGGCGCTCGCCGACCGGCTCGACACCGGTGACCGCACGCTCTTCCCGTCCGATCTGCTGCTCACCAAACTCCAGGTGGTGCAGATCAACCGCAAGGACCTGATCGACGCCGTGACGCTGCTGCTCACCCACGACGTGGTCGACGGCTCCGACGGGGTCGACGCCATCGAGCTGGGCCGTCTGATCCGGATCACCTCGGGGGACTGGGGCTGGTACACGACACTCACCGACAACCTGGACCGGATCCCGGACGTGGCCCGTGAACTGCTCGAACCGGTCCTCGCCGACCGCGTCGCCGAACGGGTCCTCCGGCTGCGCGGCGGGCTCGAAGCCGCCCCGAAGTCCCTGAAGTGGAAGACCCGTTCGAAGATCGGACGACGGGTCTCCTGGTACGAACTCCCCGAGGAAGTAGGGCAGACCATTGTCACGCGCTAA
- a CDS encoding ATP-binding protein yields the protein MALDPNGTVVMRWSRHPRCVGLARLELRKALVGWGLSALEDSAVLVLSELLTNAARHARVSPGREIETRFFGTPGGLRIEVHDASSDKPEQRTEDLDAIGGRGLVLVAALADAWGVSDRLGPGKLVWAELAPPPES from the coding sequence ATGGCTCTCGACCCGAACGGCACCGTCGTCATGCGGTGGAGTCGGCATCCGCGATGTGTGGGGCTGGCGCGGCTGGAATTGCGGAAGGCTCTGGTCGGGTGGGGGCTGTCCGCCTTGGAGGACTCCGCCGTGCTCGTTCTCTCCGAGCTGCTCACCAACGCCGCGCGGCACGCGCGGGTTTCGCCGGGGCGGGAGATCGAGACCCGGTTCTTCGGCACGCCAGGGGGTCTGCGGATCGAGGTGCACGACGCTTCCTCCGACAAGCCCGAGCAGCGGACGGAAGATCTTGATGCCATCGGCGGGCGCGGGCTCGTGCTGGTTGCCGCGCTGGCGGACGCTTGGGGCGTCAGTGACCGGCTCGGGCCGGGGAAGCTCGTGTGGGCCGAACTCGCGCCCCCGCCGGAGAGTTGA
- a CDS encoding GntR family transcriptional regulator — protein sequence MESPVTIASGFRPLEITVDRDSPTPLYHQVAAAIKEQIHDGRLAAGERIQQERDLAKTLGVSLAPVRQAILALVAEGYLARSRGRGTFVCEQKVDEQLSSLSSFSDLLRETGRPWSLSVLGASVVEAEENVTDALGGLPRGMLHVRRLATLDGEPIALLNAYLDAGRFGALAGTDLSGSLYQRLSQDFGVEMVSARNLVGAAELTAPDSVVLGLPRRSMVLEVVAVTADQNGVPTEYSRVLYHPSRFRFQIDSHRRDDSVVRLIGPVED from the coding sequence ATGGAATCGCCAGTCACCATAGCGAGCGGGTTTCGGCCACTTGAGATCACTGTGGACCGGGACTCCCCGACGCCGCTGTACCACCAAGTCGCAGCGGCGATCAAAGAGCAGATCCACGACGGACGTCTCGCCGCCGGGGAGCGCATCCAGCAGGAGCGCGATCTCGCGAAGACGCTGGGCGTCAGTCTCGCCCCGGTGCGCCAGGCGATCCTGGCGCTGGTGGCCGAGGGCTACCTGGCACGTTCGCGTGGCCGGGGGACGTTCGTCTGCGAGCAGAAGGTCGACGAGCAGTTGTCGAGCCTTTCGAGCTTCTCGGACCTGCTGCGGGAGACCGGGCGGCCCTGGAGCCTCTCGGTGCTCGGCGCGTCGGTGGTCGAGGCGGAGGAGAACGTCACCGACGCGCTGGGCGGCCTGCCGAGGGGGATGCTGCACGTGCGCCGTCTCGCGACGCTGGACGGGGAGCCGATCGCTCTGCTGAACGCGTACCTGGACGCGGGGCGGTTCGGCGCGCTGGCCGGCACCGATCTGTCCGGTTCGCTCTATCAGCGTCTCTCCCAGGACTTCGGCGTCGAGATGGTGTCGGCCCGCAATCTCGTCGGTGCCGCGGAGCTGACCGCGCCGGACAGCGTCGTACTCGGACTGCCCCGGCGCTCGATGGTGCTGGAGGTCGTCGCCGTCACGGCGGACCAGAACGGCGTTCCCACCGAGTACTCGCGGGTGCTGTACCACCCCTCACGGTTCCGGTTCCAGATCGACAGCCATCGCCGCGACGACTCCGTCGTCCGGCTCATCGGGCCGGTCGAAGACTGA
- a CDS encoding LOG family protein, with product MATNSSPDSGFSVGVLGSARLTGDDPRCATAREVGAQVAGQGWTLLTGGYGGLMAEVSRGAADAGGRVVGLPMRGWTDLVPNRWTTEHRWSDGYPERLGHLLGCDAIVALDGGIGTLAETTVVWSALQTEPAAPPVVAVGPAWRALLAAIAENLIVGPEDLAHVTVVDHPSEVVAAIRAGRAARRAVQPRG from the coding sequence GTGGCTACCAACTCGTCTCCGGATAGCGGGTTTTCCGTCGGTGTCCTGGGCTCGGCACGGCTGACCGGTGACGACCCCCGGTGCGCGACGGCCCGGGAGGTCGGGGCCCAGGTGGCCGGGCAGGGGTGGACGCTGCTCACCGGTGGCTACGGCGGCCTGATGGCCGAGGTCTCGCGCGGCGCGGCCGACGCGGGCGGGCGGGTCGTCGGTCTTCCGATGCGGGGCTGGACCGACCTCGTACCGAACCGGTGGACCACCGAACACCGCTGGTCCGACGGCTATCCCGAGCGTCTCGGCCATCTGCTGGGCTGCGACGCGATCGTCGCCCTCGACGGTGGCATCGGGACGCTCGCGGAAACCACCGTGGTGTGGTCCGCCCTCCAGACCGAGCCCGCGGCTCCCCCCGTGGTCGCGGTCGGCCCCGCCTGGCGCGCGTTGCTGGCGGCGATCGCCGAGAACCTGATCGTCGGGCCCGAGGACCTGGCCCACGTCACGGTGGTGGACCATCCGTCCGAGGTGGTCGCCGCGATCCGGGCGGGGCGCGCCGCGCGGCGCGCCGTACAGCCCCGAGGGTGA
- a CDS encoding CoA-acylating methylmalonate-semialdehyde dehydrogenase produces the protein MKTVHHWIGGKTVEGASGNWGPVTDPATGAVTTQVALASTEEVDAAVAVAKAAYATWGTSSLSQRTGILFRYRALLDAHRDDLAALITAEHGKVHSDALGEVARGLEIVELACGITTQLKGELSTQVSSRVDVSSIRQSLGVVAGITPFNFPAMVPMWMFPLAVACGNTFVLKPSEKDPSAANLLAELASEAGLPDGVLNVVHGDRVAVEALLAHPDIAAVSFVGSTPIARHIHTTASANHKRVQALGGAKNHMLVLPDADLDAAADAAVSAAYGSAGERCMAISAVVAVGAIGDELVDKIRERAEKIVIGPGNDPASEMGPLITKAHRDKVASYVTGAAAQGAEVVLDGTGHTVEGFEDGHWIGLSLLDKVSTDSDAYRDEIFGPVLVVLRAETYEEGIALINASPFGNGTAIFTRDGGAARRFQLEVEAGMVGVNVPIPVPVGYHSFGGWKDSLFGDHHIYGNDGVHFYTRGKVVTTRWPDPSEAPDGVDLGFPRNH, from the coding sequence ATGAAGACCGTCCACCACTGGATCGGTGGCAAGACCGTCGAGGGCGCCTCGGGCAACTGGGGTCCCGTCACGGACCCGGCGACCGGAGCCGTCACCACCCAGGTCGCGCTGGCCTCCACCGAGGAGGTGGACGCGGCGGTCGCCGTCGCGAAGGCCGCGTACGCGACCTGGGGCACGTCGTCCCTCTCCCAGCGGACGGGCATCCTCTTCCGCTACCGCGCCCTCCTCGACGCCCACCGCGACGACCTCGCCGCGCTGATCACCGCCGAGCACGGCAAGGTGCACTCCGACGCGCTCGGCGAGGTCGCGCGCGGCCTGGAGATCGTGGAGCTGGCCTGCGGGATCACCACGCAGCTCAAGGGCGAGCTGTCCACCCAGGTCTCCAGCCGGGTCGATGTCTCCTCGATCCGCCAGTCGCTGGGTGTGGTCGCGGGCATCACGCCGTTCAACTTCCCTGCGATGGTGCCGATGTGGATGTTCCCGCTGGCCGTCGCCTGCGGCAACACCTTCGTCCTCAAGCCCAGCGAGAAGGACCCGTCCGCCGCCAACCTCCTGGCGGAGCTGGCCTCGGAGGCCGGGCTGCCCGACGGCGTGCTGAACGTGGTGCACGGCGACCGGGTCGCGGTGGAGGCGCTGTTGGCCCACCCGGACATCGCGGCGGTCTCCTTCGTGGGGTCCACGCCGATCGCCCGGCACATCCACACGACGGCCTCGGCGAACCACAAGCGGGTCCAGGCCCTCGGCGGCGCCAAGAACCACATGCTGGTCCTGCCGGACGCCGACCTGGACGCGGCGGCGGACGCGGCGGTCTCGGCGGCGTACGGCTCCGCCGGTGAGCGCTGCATGGCCATCTCGGCGGTCGTGGCGGTCGGCGCGATCGGCGACGAACTGGTCGACAAGATCCGCGAACGCGCCGAGAAGATCGTCATCGGCCCCGGCAACGACCCCGCCTCCGAGATGGGCCCGCTGATCACCAAGGCCCACCGCGACAAGGTCGCCTCGTACGTCACGGGCGCGGCGGCCCAGGGCGCGGAGGTCGTCCTGGACGGTACGGGCCACACGGTCGAGGGCTTCGAGGACGGCCACTGGATCGGCCTGTCCCTCCTCGACAAGGTCTCCACCGACTCGGACGCGTACCGCGACGAGATCTTCGGCCCGGTGCTGGTGGTGCTCCGCGCGGAGACGTACGAGGAAGGCATCGCCCTGATCAACGCGTCGCCGTTCGGCAACGGCACGGCGATCTTCACCCGCGACGGAGGCGCCGCCCGCCGCTTCCAGCTGGAGGTCGAGGCCGGCATGGTCGGCGTGAACGTGCCGATCCCGGTGCCGGTGGGCTACCACTCCTTCGGCGGCTGGAAGGACTCCCTCTTCGGCGACCACCACATCTACGGCAACGACGGCGTGCACTTCTACACACGCGGCAAGGTCGTCACGACCCGCTGGCCGGACCCGTCCGAGGCCCCGGATGGCGTGGACCTGGGCTTCCCCCGTAACCACTGA
- a CDS encoding APC family permease yields MASTRKTLPTNEAEAAAGVFVRKSTGLIREVSLFDAVIMNTLGMNVAVGAVFLFLQAQTAFPRGNILTAVILGTILMAVTLLWVYAEFSAAMPRSGGDYVFVSRTLHPIVGFLLSWSQGLWMIFFWIGFNAWFALTFAVPVALTTISVVTGQQVWADMSNELLSKQDFLGIHTQWWVILLGAVITVGFGVMLVTGGQAYWRLQKVLFLVAGVGLLVSVGLLLLRGGHIPSGWDSFADRSGGLKFDQIESAAAQAGYHASGGFSLSQTLLMLPWVFFVVGYAQGSAQIGGEIKRASRSQYLAMVGGVFANGAVLAFITWLLTSNVSAKWLGSLGYLANNQPDKLGLPGGLPPGFNFLAALLTHNIFLLALMGIAFVIWAVMGTPLSAMQATRYMLAWSLDRTVPHQLGEVSERFRTPVKAIAFCTVTGILALILLTNVANATLLGALLAQIAAFIVVSIAGIVFPWRLRDVWESAGGKRVLGVPLITLAGAGGVLALGTLLMAFIFNDSINSTFGVTRALSLYFMVGVVVSGVIWYFAALLLNRRRGVDLGLVFREIPPE; encoded by the coding sequence GTGGCGTCAACCAGAAAGACTCTGCCGACCAACGAGGCCGAGGCCGCCGCAGGAGTGTTCGTCCGTAAGTCCACCGGGCTGATCCGTGAGGTGTCGCTGTTCGACGCCGTCATCATGAACACGCTCGGCATGAACGTCGCCGTCGGCGCGGTCTTCCTGTTCCTTCAGGCACAGACCGCCTTCCCGCGCGGCAACATACTCACCGCGGTGATCCTGGGCACCATACTCATGGCCGTCACGCTGCTGTGGGTGTACGCGGAGTTCTCCGCAGCGATGCCCCGCTCCGGCGGTGACTACGTCTTCGTCAGCCGCACACTGCACCCGATCGTCGGTTTCCTGCTCTCCTGGAGCCAGGGGCTCTGGATGATCTTCTTCTGGATCGGCTTCAACGCCTGGTTCGCCCTCACCTTCGCGGTGCCCGTCGCCCTCACCACCATCAGCGTCGTCACCGGCCAGCAGGTCTGGGCCGACATGAGCAACGAACTGCTCTCCAAACAGGACTTCCTGGGCATCCACACCCAGTGGTGGGTCATCCTGCTGGGCGCGGTCATCACGGTCGGCTTCGGCGTCATGCTCGTCACGGGCGGCCAGGCGTACTGGCGGCTCCAGAAGGTGCTGTTCCTCGTCGCCGGTGTCGGTCTGCTGGTCTCGGTCGGTCTGCTGCTCCTGCGCGGCGGTCACATCCCGTCCGGCTGGGACAGCTTCGCCGACCGGTCCGGCGGTCTGAAGTTCGACCAGATCGAGTCCGCCGCCGCACAGGCCGGCTACCACGCGTCGGGCGGATTCAGCCTGTCGCAGACGCTGCTGATGCTTCCCTGGGTGTTCTTCGTGGTCGGCTACGCGCAGGGCTCGGCGCAGATCGGCGGCGAGATCAAGCGGGCCTCGCGCAGCCAGTACCTCGCGATGGTCGGCGGCGTGTTCGCCAACGGCGCGGTCCTGGCGTTCATCACCTGGCTGCTCACCTCGAACGTCTCGGCCAAGTGGCTCGGCAGCCTCGGCTACCTCGCGAACAACCAGCCCGACAAGCTCGGCCTGCCCGGTGGCCTGCCCCCCGGATTCAACTTCCTGGCCGCGCTGCTCACCCACAACATCTTCCTGCTGGCGCTGATGGGCATCGCGTTCGTCATCTGGGCCGTCATGGGTACGCCCCTGTCGGCGATGCAGGCCACGCGCTACATGCTGGCCTGGTCGCTCGACCGCACCGTGCCGCATCAACTGGGCGAGGTCAGCGAGCGGTTCCGCACTCCGGTCAAGGCGATCGCGTTCTGTACGGTCACCGGCATCCTGGCCCTGATACTGCTGACCAACGTCGCCAACGCCACACTCCTCGGCGCGCTGCTCGCCCAGATCGCGGCGTTCATCGTGGTGTCGATCGCCGGCATCGTCTTCCCCTGGCGGCTGCGGGACGTGTGGGAGTCGGCCGGCGGCAAGCGCGTCCTCGGAGTTCCGCTGATCACGCTCGCCGGCGCCGGTGGCGTCCTGGCCCTGGGCACCCTCCTGATGGCGTTCATCTTCAACGACTCCATCAACTCCACCTTCGGCGTCACCCGCGCCCTGTCGCTGTACTTCATGGTCGGCGTGGTCGTGTCCGGCGTGATCTGGTACTTCGCCGCGCTGCTGCTGAACCGCCGCAGGGGCGTCGACCTCGGCCTGGTGTTCCGTGAGATCCCCCCGGAGTGA
- a CDS encoding metallophosphoesterase family protein encodes MSRAKDTKLFFATDIHGSERCFRKFLNAGKFYGAEILLMGGDITGKMLVPVVEAGQGRYESFLFGRRREVEAGELPALRKQIADAGYYVYETTPDEIATFRDRPELVDAKFREVMHATLRSWLELAEERLDGTGITCLLAPGNDDPFFVDELLGTSARVINPDRTMVELEQGYTLVSVGYSNPTPWDSPRELPEDKLRQLIDHQAAAVPDMSRCIFNLHVPPKDTMIDQAMALDEEFRPVMKSGSPVITGVGSSAVREALEEYEPLLGLHGHIHESRGEARFGRTRSINPGSEYSEGVLRGALITLSEKKGVRGYQLVSG; translated from the coding sequence TTGTCACGCGCTAAGGACACCAAACTCTTCTTCGCCACCGACATCCACGGGTCGGAGCGCTGTTTCCGCAAGTTCCTCAACGCCGGGAAGTTCTACGGCGCCGAGATCCTGCTGATGGGCGGCGACATCACCGGCAAGATGCTGGTCCCTGTGGTGGAGGCGGGCCAGGGCCGCTACGAGAGCTTCCTGTTCGGCCGCCGCCGCGAGGTCGAGGCCGGGGAACTGCCCGCCCTGCGCAAGCAGATAGCGGACGCCGGCTACTACGTCTACGAGACGACCCCGGACGAGATCGCCACGTTCCGCGACCGGCCCGAGCTGGTGGACGCCAAGTTCCGGGAGGTCATGCACGCCACCCTGCGGTCCTGGCTGGAGCTGGCCGAGGAGCGGCTCGACGGCACCGGCATCACCTGCCTGCTCGCCCCCGGCAACGACGACCCGTTCTTCGTGGACGAGTTGCTCGGCACCTCCGCGCGGGTGATCAACCCCGACCGGACCATGGTCGAGCTGGAGCAGGGCTACACCCTGGTCAGCGTCGGCTACTCCAATCCGACCCCCTGGGACTCGCCCCGCGAGCTGCCCGAGGACAAGCTGCGCCAGCTGATCGACCACCAGGCGGCGGCCGTGCCGGACATGTCGCGGTGCATCTTCAATCTCCACGTCCCGCCGAAGGACACCATGATCGACCAGGCCATGGCGCTGGACGAGGAGTTCCGCCCGGTCATGAAGTCGGGCAGCCCGGTGATCACCGGAGTCGGCTCCTCCGCGGTCCGGGAGGCCTTGGAGGAGTACGAGCCGCTGCTCGGACTGCACGGCCACATCCACGAATCGCGCGGCGAGGCCCGCTTCGGACGTACCCGCTCCATCAACCCCGGCAGCGAGTACTCCGAGGGCGTGCTGCGTGGCGCGCTCATCACCCTGTCGGAGAAGAAGGGCGTCCGTGGCTACCAACTCGTCTCCGGATAG
- a CDS encoding helix-turn-helix domain-containing protein has translation MPEARKSRTLREKYGEELRLRRLAAGLTQEALSEVVVCSPTLISHFEAGRRLPNPEDARRLDQALGTDGYFLRWLGDLDPKFVDYFAAVAELERHAAEIRQYGHSLIPGLLQTEAYARALFRAYRPNHRPEEVDESVVTRMTRARLLDSPSGPVAWTLLDEAAIRRQVGGPRVMAEQLRKIADMGERGRVRLHILPFKAGEHALLGGMLYLMSFDDAPPVAYAEGLMSGNLIDDPALVSQCQASYDLALGDALSHKESLTLIRNAAEEHEHDQQ, from the coding sequence ATGCCGGAGGCACGGAAGTCGCGGACGCTCAGGGAGAAGTACGGCGAAGAACTGAGACTGCGCCGCCTGGCGGCGGGCCTGACGCAGGAGGCGCTGAGCGAGGTGGTGGTGTGCTCGCCCACGCTGATCAGCCACTTCGAGGCGGGCCGCCGCTTACCCAACCCGGAGGACGCGAGGCGCCTGGACCAGGCGCTGGGGACGGACGGGTATTTCCTGCGGTGGCTGGGCGACCTGGACCCGAAGTTCGTTGATTACTTCGCAGCGGTGGCGGAGCTGGAGCGCCATGCCGCGGAGATCCGCCAGTACGGACACTCGCTGATCCCGGGCCTCCTCCAGACGGAGGCGTACGCGCGTGCGCTGTTCCGTGCGTACCGCCCCAATCACCGACCCGAGGAGGTTGACGAGAGTGTTGTCACCCGCATGACCCGTGCCCGGCTCCTTGACAGCCCGTCAGGTCCGGTGGCCTGGACGCTGTTGGATGAGGCGGCGATCCGGCGGCAAGTCGGCGGTCCACGTGTGATGGCTGAACAGCTCCGCAAGATTGCGGACATGGGGGAGCGCGGACGCGTGCGGCTGCACATCCTGCCTTTCAAGGCGGGAGAACATGCCCTGTTGGGCGGCATGCTGTACTTGATGAGCTTCGATGACGCTCCGCCGGTCGCCTACGCCGAGGGGCTCATGTCCGGAAACCTGATTGACGACCCGGCCCTGGTCAGTCAGTGTCAGGCTTCCTACGATCTGGCCCTGGGCGATGCGTTGTCGCACAAAGAGTCCCTCACTCTCATCAGAAACGCAGCAGAGGAGCATGAACATGATCAGCAGTGA